The window ATGTATTTGGCGTAGGCGATCGCCTCGTCGCGATAGGTCGGCTGCCAGCCGACGGTCCACGGAAAATTCTTCGGATCGTCCCACTTCGCCGCACCCGAGCCGAGGAAGAGCTGCGGCACCTTCCTGTCGTTGAGATATTTGTGCACGGCGCTGTTGGTCGGCGTGCCGACCCCGCCGAAGATCAACAACACCTCGTCGCTCTCGACCAGGCGGCGCGTCTGCTCCACCGTTTTGGGCGGGCTGTAGGCGTCGTCGGCGATCATCATCTGGATGCGCCGGCCGTTGATGCCGCCCTCGTCATTCACCTTGCGGAAATAGGCCTCGGCCGATTTCGCGATTTGCGCGAACGCCGAGACGGGGCCGGACAGCGGCGCTGTGGTTCCGATCTTGATCGTCTTGTCGTCGGCACCTGAGTCATATTTCGCGCTCTCGGCTCGGGCGGTACCGGCGGCGATCAGCGGCAGCAGCAAGAGGGCCGCGCGCAAATGAGAGCGGACGAGGCGCGCCATGACGGTATCTCCCCAAATTGCTCTCCGCCTCTTTAGGAGCGGAGTTGAAACGCGAATACTTCGCCCGCCGCTTGCGGGCCGGACCGCCGCCGTGCAGACGAACGATCGTTCGTACGGTTGACTAGCGAACGATCGTTCGTTAGTCAAGGCGTCATGGCGGCTTCCACATCCAGCGCGGCCGACGCGGTCGTGACCTCCACCCGCGAGCGCATCCTCAGCGAGGCGCTCAGCCTGTTCGCGCAAAGCGGCTATGGCGGCGCGTCGATGCGCGAGCTCGCGCGCCGCGTCGGCATCCGCGAGAGCAGCCTCTACAATCATTTTCCGGGCAAGGCCGCGATCCTCGAAGCGATCGTCAGCGAGCACGGTCCGGCGAGTTCGGCCGACCGGCTCGAGGCGCCGCGCTACCGGCAGCTCGCGCAGCAGCCGGCGGCGTTCTGCCGCCAGTTCGCGCTCGACCTCGTCGAACAATGGTCGGATCCGCGCGAGCATCAGTTCCAGAAGGTCATCACCGCCGAACGCAACCGTGTGCCCGGCATCCGCGCCAAGTTCGCCGACCACTTCTATGCGCGCGAACAGAATCTGATGACGGACTACTTCCGCGGCTTTGCGCTCGCCGGACTGATCACGACCACAGACCCGCGCGAGGCGGCGCGGCTGTTCGCCGCCGGCCTGATCTATGTCAGGCTCGAACATTATGTGATGGGCGCGCAGGCCTCGCCGCGACCGAAGGTGATCGAGGCGATCGACCGCTATCTCGCGTTCTTCCTGTCGCTGATTGCGGCAAAGGACGCAGACATCTTGGACAAGAAGCAACGAAAAAAGGGAGAGACGCGTGGCAAGGCTGCCTCTGATTGATCCGGATACCACGAGCGGCGACATCCGCGCGGCGTTCGACCGCATGCCGGTCAAGCTCAACATCTTCCGCATGATGGCCCATGCGGAGGCCAATGCGATGCCCCTGATGCGGCTCGGCAATTCGATCCTGCACAAGCAGAAGCTGTCGGCGGTCAACCGCGAGCTCCTGATCCTGCAGGCCGCGCAGCTCGAGGGCGGCGCCTACGAGTGGCGGCAGCATGTGCCGATCGCGCTCGGCGTCGGCGTCACCCAGGCGCAGATCGATGCCGTCGAGCGCGGCGGGTACGACGATGCCGCGCTCAATGCGGCCGAGCGGGCGCTGCTCGGCTTCGGCCGCGAGGTGGTCGAGAAGGTCCGCGTCGGCGAGGCGGCTTTCGCCGGGATGCGCAAGCATTTCAGCGATCAGGAGATCGTCGAGGCGATCGTCACGCTCGGCTTCTACATGATGATGGCGCGGCTGACGGAGACGACCGAGACCGATCTCGATCCGGCCGCCGGCATGGCCGTCTATGAGGGCGGCAAGAAGCGGGGTTGATGGGATGTCGGAGACTTCGCAAGAGGCCAAGCAAGACACGAAGCCGGAGCGCTATGTCCGTCCGCTGAGCGCGGAGTCCTCGGGTGCCGCGCCGGGCAGGGGACGCCTGAACGGCCGCCGCATCCTGGTGGTCGGCGGCGGCCAGCGCGTGTTCGATGCCGCGACCGATCCGATCGGCAATGGCCGCGCCATGAGCCTGCTGTTCGCGCGCGAAGGCGCCCATGTCGCGGTCGCCGACCTCAACCGCGCCTCCGCCGAGGCTACGGTCGCGCGCATCGCGGCTGACGGCGGTCGCGCTTTCGCGATCGCTGCCGACGTCACCAGCGAGGCCGATGTCATCAGGATGATCGACGAGGCTCACCACGCGATGGGCGGGCTCGACGGCATGGTGCTCAACATCGGCACCTTCGGCAAGACCGGGCTCGACAATGTCAGCGCGGAGGAATGGAACAGGATCTACGACGTCAATGTCCGCGGCCCGATGCTGTGCTGCCGCGCCGCCTTGCCGAAGTTCGCCGATGGCGGCTCGATCGTCTTCATCTCCTCGATCGCGGCGCTGAAGGCGGGATCACAGATGGCGGTCTATGATTCTTCCAAAGCGGCGCTCGGCGGCCTGATGCGCAACATCGCGCATACCGGCGCGCGGCGCGGCATCCGCGCCAACCTGGTCTATCCCGGCTTGGTCGACACCCCGAACGGCCGCGAGGCCGGTGCGGGACGGCCGTCGCGCGGCAAGGGGCAGGTTCCGTTCGGCCGCCAGGCGACGGCGTGGGAGATCGCCTATGCGGTGCTGTTCTTCATGTCGGATGAGAGCGTCTACGTCACCGCGCAGACGCTCGCGGTGGATAGCGGCCTGAGCGGACTGTGAGCGAGGCGCCGCTCCGGCGGCTGTCGCAAGCCAGACCGCGGCCCTCGGCGTGGCCGGAATGATCCGGTCAACTCTCCGGCAGCTTGGACAAGACGCTCTTTGAAACCGGGCAAGTCAGCGTGGCTTCAAGCGTGTCGAGAATATTCTCGATCGTGAAGGGTTGGCCCCATAGCCGG of the Bradyrhizobium quebecense genome contains:
- a CDS encoding TetR/AcrR family transcriptional regulator, which translates into the protein MAASTSSAADAVVTSTRERILSEALSLFAQSGYGGASMRELARRVGIRESSLYNHFPGKAAILEAIVSEHGPASSADRLEAPRYRQLAQQPAAFCRQFALDLVEQWSDPREHQFQKVITAERNRVPGIRAKFADHFYAREQNLMTDYFRGFALAGLITTTDPREAARLFAAGLIYVRLEHYVMGAQASPRPKVIEAIDRYLAFFLSLIAAKDADILDKKQRKKGETRGKAASD
- a CDS encoding carboxymuconolactone decarboxylase family protein translates to MARLPLIDPDTTSGDIRAAFDRMPVKLNIFRMMAHAEANAMPLMRLGNSILHKQKLSAVNRELLILQAAQLEGGAYEWRQHVPIALGVGVTQAQIDAVERGGYDDAALNAAERALLGFGREVVEKVRVGEAAFAGMRKHFSDQEIVEAIVTLGFYMMMARLTETTETDLDPAAGMAVYEGGKKRG
- a CDS encoding SDR family NAD(P)-dependent oxidoreductase, with product MSETSQEAKQDTKPERYVRPLSAESSGAAPGRGRLNGRRILVVGGGQRVFDAATDPIGNGRAMSLLFAREGAHVAVADLNRASAEATVARIAADGGRAFAIAADVTSEADVIRMIDEAHHAMGGLDGMVLNIGTFGKTGLDNVSAEEWNRIYDVNVRGPMLCCRAALPKFADGGSIVFISSIAALKAGSQMAVYDSSKAALGGLMRNIAHTGARRGIRANLVYPGLVDTPNGREAGAGRPSRGKGQVPFGRQATAWEIAYAVLFFMSDESVYVTAQTLAVDSGLSGL